From Symphalangus syndactylus isolate Jambi chromosome X, NHGRI_mSymSyn1-v2.1_pri, whole genome shotgun sequence, the proteins below share one genomic window:
- the LOC129476012 gene encoding small ribosomal subunit protein eS24-like: MVIDVLHPRKATVPKTEIQEKLAKMDKTTEDDVLFVFIFGIHFGGVKTTGFGTIYKSSDYAKKNEPKHRLARHSPCETKKTSRKQQVE, translated from the exons ATGGTCATCGATGTCCTTCACCCCAGGAAGGCAACAGTACCTAAGACAGAAATTCAGGAAAAACTAGCCAAAATGGACAAGACCACAGAGGAT gatgtCCTCTTTGTATTCATATTCGGAATTCATTTTGGTGGTGTCAAGACAACTGGTTTTGGCACGATTTACAAATCTTCAGAttatgcaaagaaaaatgaaccCAAACATAGACTTGCAAGACACAGCCCATGTGAGACGAAAAAGACCTCAAGGAAACAGCAAGTGGAATGA